From the Hemicordylus capensis ecotype Gifberg chromosome 1, rHemCap1.1.pri, whole genome shotgun sequence genome, the window AAGATGACTATTTATGAGTTAAGACAAACATTTCAGCATCAAATTTTCTATTATGGAGCATTATAATGTTGTTCCTATCCTCTAAGCATTATGAGCTTCTAAAGAGAGGTGTCCTAGGAAAATTATTGTACACTTTTCTATAATTTagtggggtccaccagatgttactgaacaaCTCCTCCccgcatccccagctacaataatttgtggctggggatgctgggagctgtagttcagcaacatctgccaGACCCCACACTAAGAACCACTGCTATAATGGTTGTGATTGAGGTGCTTCCGTTTTTAGCAACATTGAAGAAAGAAGATACTCATTTCTTCAAAGGCTTTAGCAGGCACTACAAGCATGTTATCAGAGACAGCAGGTACATCACCTTTCTTCCAGACAAGAATGTTCTAGTCTACCAACAGTCTCACTAAATCCTTTACCTGAAGATAATATTCTCCTTCAACAACATGAAGCTCATCAAAAGCACCCAATGCATAAACTTCATCCTTTCGCTTTTCTGCCATCTTGTAGCTCAAGTAGCAACAGAGACCCTTCTGGCAAACAGTATAATTGCCTGCTTCTCGAGAAAGTTCAGTGAAGGTGAATGTATCATTATAAATCGTTCCATTAAACACTGGTGTCTTTGGCGAAACGTCCTTTACACTTGAAGCATACACACTCCAATTGACAGGGGGAGGATATGTGGGAGAAAGGCGTGGGTGTATGTCCAGTTCTGTGAGCAAAAGTTTGCCTTTCTGTGTTTTCATATCATAATGATACACCTTGGGGCCATCAGGAGCAAAGATACCACTTCCTGGGATGACAAAAGAGAACTTGGATGGGATTAGTTTTACTATCAATTTGTCTTCCAACATGAGTTTACTATTACAACACATCTACAAAAGAGCTTTCCATGCTCTATTATCTTTACATTTATGACAAGtatttataattttgttttgttttttccatcGCCCTCACTTTATCAAAGGACAGGAGAGTCATTGCTACTTCAGTAATTATCAACACTTTGTTCTCCCAAATCAGTCAGCTTAGATATttctaaatgttttaaacaagCTTATGTTCAGTCAAGACAACTAATTTGCTTTTCAGAGAGTTGCTAACATGCTGCATAATGCTGTGCAGACAATGGAATGcaatatttgcacagttgtgcaagagtgctgttctaatgcaaaaattgcacaaactgAATTGTgcagttttaatggctgcactgtcacacaactccatttgcacagtACATCAGCCAGTTTAATTTCATACAGAATTTTGATATACGACACTGAAAGAACTTCACATTATTCCTGTGTTTGTAATTTAAATGTAAAACCTACATTGGCTGAAGTGTAcatttgtgtgcatttttaaaatgtgttcctCTACTTTCCGCCCTGCATTAATATTCACAAATGCACACAAATAGTACAAAACATGCTGAAAGCTGCTTTATAATGTCATGTGTAAATCTACCCAAAGTTGTTTAATTCAGGTGAAAATTTGAAGAGAATGTTCACTTGTTAACAGAAGTAGCACATTACTTTTCCATTACTTCGTGAGATGAAGTCATCTAATGCATATTGGCTAAATTCAGTGATGCCCACAGAGAGTTCATGATTTCAGCACTGGAGATTCTTTTGTAAGGTCAATCCATGAATAAAATCACATTATAAATTCAAAAATTTTACCAGCAATTGATATATTTCCCCTCTGTGTTGCTTTGCATGCACTCACTCACCCGCCAGATCTAGGCCTAAGTCAAGAAATTAAAGATTGCTCTTACCAGTAATATCCAAGCTAGGCTTATGTATATTTGCAGAAAGAAAGTTTACACGCATTCCCATAGCCCAGGCAGAGTGAAACTGAATGGCATCCAAAAGTGGCAGCGTATTCATCCAAGCAGTTGGGAAGACGATACTGTCCACATGGAACCTTTCCACCAGTGATATGGCAGGTTCACGAAAATTAAGTGCATCTGCACACGTGAACATGCCAAACTTCCCAAAGGAGGTGTTGAAGGTTATAAACTCTGGCTCCTTGGGGTAATTAAACTGGGTTTCAGTCGCAAAAAGGTTGTACTGTTTATAAGACAAAGAACAATTATAGGAAGATTACTCAACAGTGACAAACGATATCAAAGGCTGACATACTGAATAATGCTGCATGTATGTGGCCAAACAGGAAAAAGCATGCACACAGCAGATTTGTTTCCACTTCTCAAGTGCAGGCATTCTAGCATGATGGAGATgttttttgtcaatctccccttcccccagaagtgctctgtgcagtgTGCAATATTCTCTGGAAAGTATCCtcggaccctcagggacatatttgtgcattgcacaatgtgcttctgggggaagaggaaaAATCCCCGCCAACCCTCACCCATGCAAGGACCTGTGCTGCAAAAGTAGGAATGCATCTGCtacacttgtgtttcttttggctGTACATGTGCAACGTTACTCAGAATAGAGTGTTAATACTATTAAAAGTCTGCTATATATATCAGCATTTCTTTACATTGTGAAAATAATGGTttatttacaaagaaagggtTAGATCCaaaactagttagtcatgattcAATACcactgatttttttatttaaagtttTATTAATCATGATGAAGCCCTATTAATTTTAATGAGCCTTGTCATTCACTGGTTGTATTCACTGGATACAACCCCATGTTATTAGATCAATGAAAAAATGTAATTTCTCTTTTGGTGATGCAAGCTGAAGTCCCTATCCAGTAAATGGTTACTTATTTTGCAGTCATATACATAAAGCAAGGCATGCATGGTGCAGCATCCACCATTAAAATGCCCATTTATGCAAACCTTTCAAATTGGCTCTTAAATTGGGTAGGGAAGAGGAGAgtacattttcttttcatttacaAAAGAGCTACATGAATGTACATGGCCACCTATATTTGTTTAGAGGAATTAATTAGTTCTTCTAGATAATAGAAGAActaattagtagggatgtgcaccgaggTCCAtgcactgcttcagctcccaatCTGTTCGGCGCCGCAGGGAGGGGAGCGGGATCTTTAAAGAAGGAAACCAGGCCTTTATCTGCTTTCCACTACAtgctgcttcctgctgcagcagcactggtCCCAAAAAGCCACACGTGGTgctagcatttattttatttatttacatatttttatactgcccaaaacttatgtatctgggcagtttacaagaagataaaaacaaaggtaaacgtcaaaaacaagaaatttaaaacacaacaatttaattttttaaaaaacaattctctaaaacaacattaaaaacaatcaaaacagtatcagttaaaagcctgggtgaaccaatgcgtctttaaagaccttttaaaagctttcagagatggagaggctcttatttcactagggagagcattccaaagcctcggggcagcaaccgagaaggcccgtccctgagtagccaccagacaagctggtggcaaatgcagacagacctctcccgatgatctcaatgggcagtggggttcataacaaagaagacgttctcttaaatgcatgcatgggtgccatttgcgtggttagcattgtgttgctgaccatgcaaatggtgcctgaaCATGTGTGGACGCCATGTGCGTGCTGTTGCAGTGCACGGCTTCTTAGGACAAacgctgccacagcaggaagctacatgtaATAACAGTGGGTAGTTAAGGACCTACTCTCCTGGGGAAGGAAAAAAgatcccactcccctccccacagcgccAAACCAGTGCATAAACCTTGGTTCCTACACATCTCTGCTAATTGGATAACCAAATAGAAACTAATTCTTACCTTGTGGTAACGTGCCACAAATTTCCCTTCTGAATCATAAACAACATTTGTATTGTATTGATAGCGACCATCACTGGGGCACTTTGGATCACTACCATTGCATGGTTTCTTGTCCCCCATGTTGGCAACAACGTAGATGGAGTAGTTCCTTGCTATGCAGCTGAGTCTTTCTTGTACTTGGGTTGATCCAAATCTAATTTAATAACCAATACTAATTCCATTAAAATGGGGGAAATAATGGAGTTATGACATTTCATGAATCTACTAAATCAAAATGAGTGGATTCAAACAACTGAATAAAGCATGGCTTATTCCGTCAGTCATGAACAAACCCAAGCCCGCACACATCATCTGAACACAGACATTATGGCTGATTAAAGCCAAAAGTGATATTGCAGGCCTGATTCTTGCCAGGCTGATTGCAGAGAATAAGAAATGCAACAGAGGTAATCTGAAAACAGCTGATTTGAAAGTATTCATGGATGCTTTGTGACTGGAAAAAGATCCCAATTGGCCCGGGCggggggtggcggcggtggcAAAGGAAATcattaaagcaataaaaatgcAGGGTCATGTTACCCTTCAGTCTTGGCAACAACAGGCATGAGATGAAAAAAAGGATAAAAGCAAGTCCACTATGGGCTGATATGCACTATGTCCAGTGCACAGGCTCTATGTCTAGTAGGGTGCTGGACCAAGTCTGAAGCAGATGTATCAGACTTCCCATTTCAAGCAGAACGCTTTGCATGAACCGAGTTTGGGACAGTATATCCAAACCAGACTTGCTCGCCACATAATCAGGGATGCGAGCAAGCACTACCATTCCCCCTTGCAGTGCACCATTCCCCTTATAATTGTATATGGGGTGGCAGGTATTCAATCTACCCAATTCAAATAGAGCTGTAATACAGTATTTAAACCGTATGTGAGGAGGCAGTTCAAatgaccctcccctcccctccccacagctattaGGAAAAGTGGAATAGCAAGGGGCATGCAGGTGGAGTTGGTTTGGATCCATTGTTTGAATTGGCCATCTGATACGTACATTCATACATACGTATTCTCCACCAACATGATCTGTCCATCCAGGTTTTGGTAGCAAGGGGATTGCACAGGCAAGGCACTCTGATGTAGTACACGGAAGTCCTAAAAGGAAGGTCATCACCTGAACTGGTACTATGATAGAACTGACAGTTTTGAGCCCAAGCATATTAAAATCTACCTGCCTATAAGTGGAAATTCAGCAATACAGTAGCATCATCCAGTACTGCCACTTTCTTCTAACTTCTTACAGGACTGTGCAGGCCTAGTTTTATCAGCTGCCTATATGATCATTATGATCATTAAGATATAAAGTGGAGCCAGTACCTTTACTCATGAGAGGACTGTTACACGAGAACGCAAGCTTTGGAACAGCTGAAAAACTAGCAACCTATCAGTTCAACAAActgatcaggggcatatctagggtggagcaggcagggcatgtaacctgggcaccacttgaagggggcgccatttttaattttttaaaaaataaaattaaaaatggccactgaaaacaaaatggccactgaaaacaaaatggccactgtgcatgctcaaatggcctctgtgaggccctaggtcatgccaggcctcatagaggccatttgagcatgcacagtggccattttgttttcagttgccattttttaaaaaaaacacattatttttttaaaaatggccaccgcacatgctcaaatggtccctgcgaggccctagaggccagcagaggaggggaaacctttgtagaccccacccccatggcctttaggaagccccctgaaggggctacaggtaacagattttttttttttaatggcactatgtacagagaattagggcttgtgaatactgagctgaaccttatgagctaggattgtattcatttgctcttactttgcttcttgtgataagtgagttaaatgggatgtcttaatcatatggctattaatggtgagtttgtctttgaatcagtgtgaaatccttagtattaaggcccgctgggagtttcttgctctcaattttaactgttttaacttgacattttaactgtctttctgaaatactagaatatattccaagcagtgacatagtttactctgcatatcctttaattattttcagagtatctgggaaaagtcaaattctccattgatttttaaaacttatgcaatagtgatgctacaatgcatagtagagaattagacaggcacttctgtttagttttccaagtacacttccacatagtatttgggtaattcatgatccccagcatactgaaattggtagttttccagcattttttggtttggctatgtccactactaaatagtttttgaaatattaaaagattaacgagcttgacttgtatttttgagctgatattatggtaaagttatctgaaagatgggtgtcagatgtttgttctgggggcgtaatttcagtgcttgccctaggcgctattttccctagatatgcctctgaaacTAACAGGTTACTAGTTTAGTACTGTGACACTCAACTATTTGCATTACTTCAGCACTAATAAATCTTACCTATTTATATTTCAGACAACTAAGTAAGAATTAAGTACTTTTAGTAATACCATTAGCATTTGTTTTtcagtcccgcccccccccccccatgtttattTTCCATTGCTTGCCCTTAGGGCTTTGCTCAGGTTACACaaatttttcttttctaaaactGTTCTCCTTTCCTCTTAAAAGGGATGCTGgagttcatttattattatttattttatttatacaccaccctttctaaagtggctcaggatggtttacattaaaaccataTGCATGTAATAAAATGGCAGCTAGTCACTCTTACCCACCCACTGACTATGGACACCCATAGCCAAGACTGCATCATCACAGTAATGCATCACCACAGTCAACAGAAATGGCTGTACTTATAGCAAGCCAAGTTCCAGGAAGCACAGGCTGACCCTTGACTGAAAAAGTACTGGTGCTTCTGAACAGTTCAGCTAACACTGTTCCACTGCTGGCTCTGTAGTGGAAGTAAATTTCagtgtgccacccaaaaatatgtccctgggatttatagtcctcaggaacatattttcaggtaatACAGGAGCGTTCAGGAGACAGGAAGGTcattgtaacacacacacacacaccctgcaacaCACACAATCTAGCCTTAGTCTGGAACCTTTCAACAGCACTAGTGCTGTGTTAGCCACAAAGTATAATGAACTAGGGAAATTACATGTCAAGAGGTGTCCCTGTAGTGCCATCTACCGGGAGAAATTTGAACAGATTTATTGCTAACCAGTTAAGATCGGAACTTGAGCCTTTCCAGACTGCCAGCTTTAGTGAGGGAGGAAGTAGTCTAATATCCAATGAAATAAACATTTTCAGGCCGAATTCGGAATAAATCTGGGGCCATTCATATTCCTGTATCTTATGCAGTCTGGCTATGGTTCCTTACATTTTTTCCAAGCACGGGTTGTTCACACTGCATACCCTCCCTGCTGTCCTTATGGTCTATTTTTGGCCAATGGGGTTACAGAGACAGCAGGCACCCCACTTCCTCCTTCCAATTAAAGTATGCAGGAATAAAAGGAGCAGGTGTGTATGTACATGTGTGGTGGAGATCCTGCAATCTTTTAAgccttttctattttaaaaaaaatcataaaagtttctcaatttttaaaaaaatgccatgGGTCTTGCGCAAGGCTGCCTTGTGTCTCTCcttctactactacttatatatcgCTTACGATGTAGCAAGTAAATACATGAAATGCAAATATGAGCAAATTGATCTTATTGGAAAGAGAACTAAAAAGACTTATGACTGTAGAGAATTTGGCTATTGAGTGTCAATGGTCCCAAAGAGCAGCAGTCATTGGAGATGTTATTCAAGTCTACAGTAGTAGTCATGGTCAAACTATCATCTTTtgtgttcccaaagtggtttacacacacacacacacacacacacacacacacacacacacacacacatatatatatatatatatatatatatatatatatatatataaaatggctccctgtccccaaaagggctcacaatataaaaaagaagcactagcaacagcaacagcaacaccaAATATAAaaagagaccagcaacagccattgtgctggggatggatagggccagttgctctcccccactcaataagagaatcaccactttgaaaggtgtctctttgctctttAGCCAGCTacacagttgttgtttttaacatagAGACCAATGGAAACTTAAGAGAAAAAACTGCAAGTTGGGAAGTGCTGcccatggagct encodes:
- the LOC128341319 gene encoding pantetheinase-like isoform X2, with translation MVCFQLSTYAFFLFGAALGVSALDKYVAAVYEHAAVLSGVTPKLVSPEDALKLMNKNLDILETAIKEAAEQGAHIIVTPEDGIYGWVFTRQTLYPYLETIPDPQINWNPCIDPERFGSTQVQERLSCIARNYSIYVVANMGDKKPCNGSDPKCPSDGRYQYNTNVVYDSEGKFVARYHKYNLFATETQFNYPKEPEFITFNTSFGKFGMFTCADALNFREPAISLVERFHVDSIVFPTAWMNTLPLLDAIQFHSAWAMGMRVNFLSANIHKPSLDITGSGIFAPDGPKVYHYDMKTQKGKLLLTELDIHPRLSPTYPPPVNWSVYASSVKDVSPKTPVFNGTIYNDTFTFTELSREAGNYTVCQKGLCCYLSYKMAEKRKDEVYALGAFDELHVVEGEYYLQICTLLKCKNTDLKTCGQPVDTAHTRY
- the LOC128341319 gene encoding pantetheinase-like isoform X1; its protein translation is MVCFQLSTYAFFLFGAALGVSALDKYVAAVYEHAAVLSGVTPKLVSPEDALKLMNKNLDILETAIKEAAEQGAHIIVTPEDGIYGWVFTRQTLYPYLETIPDPQINWNPCIDPERFGSTQVQERLSCIARNYSIYVVANMGDKKPCNGSDPKCPSDGRYQYNTNVVYDSEGKFVARYHKYNLFATETQFNYPKEPEFITFNTSFGKFGMFTCADALNFREPAISLVERFHVDSIVFPTAWMNTLPLLDAIQFHSAWAMGMRVNFLSANIHKPSLDITGSGIFAPDGPKVYHYDMKTQKGKLLLTELDIHPRLSPTYPPPVNWSVYASSVKDVSPKTPVFNGTIYNDTFTFTELSREAGNYTVCQKGLCCYLSYKMAEKRKDEVYALGAFDELHVVEGEYYLQICTLLKCKNTDLKTCGQPVDTAHTRFDSFSLSGTFNTSYVFPEVLLTGIHLAPGEFQVLTDGRLMSKNSLSKPVLSISLFGRWYEKDSPHPQYASP